One genomic region from Paramicrobacterium agarici encodes:
- the atpD gene encoding F0F1 ATP synthase subunit beta — protein MTDTATAPEQADTSAGAIGRVARVTGPVVDIEFPHDSIPGIYNALTTEIHIGGETQKITLEVAQHLGDDLIRAIALKPTDGIVRGQDVVDTGAPISVPVGDITKGRVFDVTGNVLNAEPGENIEITERWPIHRKAPGFDQLESKTQMFETGIKVIDLLTPYVQGGKIGLFGGAGVGKTVLIQEMIQRVAQDHGGVSVFAGVGERTREGNDLIMEMEEAGVFDKTALVFGQMDEPPGTRLRVALSALTMAEYFRDVQKQDVLLFIDNIFRFTQAGSEVSTLLGRMPSAVGYQPNLADEMGVLQERITSTRGHSITSLQAIYVPADDYTDPAPATTFAHLDATTELSREIASQGLYPAVDPLTSSSRILDPRYLGDDHYRVATTVKQILQKNKELQEIIAILGVDELSEEDKITVERARRIQQFLSQNTYMAKKFTGVEGSTVPLKNTIESFDAICKGEFDHVAVQAFYNVGDITDVEEQWARIQKENG, from the coding sequence ATGACAGACACTGCCACCGCTCCGGAGCAGGCGGACACCTCGGCCGGTGCAATCGGCCGCGTCGCCCGTGTGACCGGTCCTGTCGTGGACATCGAGTTTCCGCACGACTCGATCCCCGGCATCTACAATGCCCTCACCACCGAAATCCACATCGGCGGCGAGACGCAGAAGATCACGCTCGAGGTTGCCCAGCACCTCGGCGACGACCTCATTCGCGCCATTGCGCTGAAGCCGACCGACGGCATCGTGCGCGGCCAGGATGTCGTCGACACGGGCGCACCGATCTCGGTGCCCGTCGGCGACATCACCAAGGGTCGTGTGTTCGATGTGACCGGCAACGTGCTGAACGCGGAGCCGGGCGAGAACATCGAGATCACTGAACGCTGGCCGATCCACCGCAAGGCACCAGGATTTGACCAGCTCGAGTCGAAGACTCAGATGTTCGAGACCGGCATCAAGGTCATCGACCTTCTCACCCCGTACGTTCAGGGTGGAAAGATCGGTCTCTTCGGAGGCGCCGGAGTGGGCAAGACCGTTCTGATTCAGGAAATGATTCAGCGTGTCGCCCAGGACCACGGCGGTGTCTCGGTCTTCGCCGGTGTCGGCGAGCGTACCCGTGAGGGCAACGACCTCATCATGGAGATGGAGGAGGCCGGCGTCTTCGACAAGACTGCCCTCGTCTTCGGCCAGATGGACGAACCGCCGGGGACGCGTCTGCGCGTCGCCCTGTCGGCACTGACCATGGCGGAGTACTTCCGCGATGTGCAGAAGCAGGACGTTCTGCTGTTCATCGACAACATCTTCCGCTTTACGCAGGCGGGCTCCGAGGTGTCGACGCTTCTCGGTCGTATGCCGTCCGCGGTCGGCTACCAGCCGAACCTCGCAGACGAGATGGGCGTGCTCCAGGAGCGCATCACCTCGACGCGCGGTCACTCGATCACTTCGCTGCAGGCGATCTATGTTCCCGCTGACGACTACACCGACCCCGCGCCGGCGACGACGTTCGCTCACCTTGACGCGACAACGGAGCTCTCGCGCGAAATCGCATCGCAGGGTCTGTACCCCGCTGTCGATCCCCTGACGTCGTCGAGCCGCATCCTCGACCCGCGTTACCTCGGCGACGACCACTACCGTGTGGCGACGACGGTCAAGCAGATTCTTCAGAAGAACAAGGAACTGCAGGAGATCATCGCCATCCTCGGTGTCGACGAGCTCTCCGAGGAAGACAAGATCACTGTCGAGCGCGCGCGCCGCATTCAGCAGTTCCTCTCGCAGAACACCTACATGGCGAAGAAGTTCACGGGTGTCGAGGGCTCGACGGTTCCGCTCAAGAACACGATCGAGTCGTTCGACGCCATCTGCAAGGGCGAGTTCGACCACGTCGCCGTTCAGGCGTTCTACAACGTCGGTGACATCACGGACGTCGAAGAGCAGTGGGCTCGCATCCAGAAGGAGAACGGCTGA
- a CDS encoding methylated-DNA--[protein]-cysteine S-methyltransferase: MTTPPFDIPEYLAVVSSPIGRLELTSEGHTVTSVTVEDDGALPHDDLPRRSNDVLDEAAAQLCEYFDGARRDFSVPVSANGTAFQRAVWDGLSLVPYGSVISYAELGSNAVGTRSGRAVGRAVAANPLLLLIPSHRVVSASGKVTGFAGSQGVKIKRWLLEHELVAA; the protein is encoded by the coding sequence ATGACAACTCCACCGTTCGACATCCCTGAGTACCTCGCCGTCGTCTCGTCACCCATCGGTCGCCTCGAGCTCACGAGCGAAGGCCACACCGTGACGAGCGTCACCGTTGAAGACGACGGCGCCCTCCCCCACGATGATCTCCCGCGCCGGTCGAACGACGTGCTTGATGAAGCGGCAGCCCAGCTGTGCGAGTACTTCGACGGCGCGCGTCGCGACTTCAGCGTTCCCGTCTCGGCGAACGGAACGGCATTTCAGCGCGCTGTATGGGACGGCCTCAGTCTCGTCCCCTACGGCTCCGTCATCAGTTACGCCGAGCTCGGCAGCAATGCCGTGGGAACGCGTAGCGGGCGGGCTGTGGGGCGCGCTGTCGCCGCCAATCCCCTTCTGCTGCTCATTCCGAGCCATCGAGTGGTCTCCGCCAGCGGAAAGGTCACCGGGTTCGCGGGTTCTCAGGGCGTGAAGATCAAGCGCTGGCTGCTCGAGCACGAACTCGTCGCCGCCTAG
- a CDS encoding aldo/keto reductase translates to MAEMTYRPLGRSGLMVSTTGLGCNNFGRAGTATETQEGTNAVIGAALDAGVNFFDTADMYGKEPGLSESLMGNALSGRRDEVVLATKFGHANADVGLPSWGAKGSRRYMRLAVEASLRRLQTEWIDLYQLHTPDPITPIGETLSALDELIVEGKVRYVGHSNLASWQVIDADRTAELRGHSRFISAQNEYNLNTRDAERELLPAVRHAGLGFLPYFPLNNGLFTGKFTRSGGPQDTRIMRQRRHVIENAPWDAIDRYQRFCDERGVTMLQATFAWLLAQPALVSVIAGATKPEQIRQNADAATAWQPSPDDIAEISQIFA, encoded by the coding sequence ATGGCAGAGATGACGTACCGCCCGCTGGGGCGCTCAGGACTCATGGTGTCGACGACGGGACTCGGATGCAACAACTTCGGTCGCGCGGGAACGGCCACCGAGACGCAAGAGGGCACAAACGCGGTCATCGGAGCAGCGCTCGACGCAGGCGTGAACTTCTTCGACACTGCCGATATGTACGGCAAAGAGCCGGGCCTCAGCGAGTCGCTCATGGGAAACGCGCTCTCCGGTCGGCGGGACGAGGTTGTGCTCGCCACCAAATTCGGTCACGCGAATGCTGACGTCGGGCTTCCCTCGTGGGGCGCGAAAGGATCGCGGCGGTACATGCGCCTTGCCGTCGAAGCATCGCTCCGCCGACTTCAGACGGAGTGGATCGACCTCTACCAGCTTCACACTCCCGATCCGATCACGCCCATCGGAGAGACGCTCAGCGCGCTCGACGAGCTCATCGTCGAAGGAAAGGTGCGCTATGTCGGCCACTCGAATCTCGCTTCGTGGCAGGTCATCGACGCAGACCGTACCGCTGAGCTGCGTGGCCACAGCCGGTTCATCTCGGCACAGAATGAGTACAATCTCAACACTCGAGACGCGGAGCGAGAGCTGCTGCCCGCCGTTCGTCACGCGGGTCTCGGTTTTCTGCCGTACTTTCCATTGAACAACGGCCTGTTCACGGGCAAGTTCACCCGTTCCGGTGGCCCCCAAGACACGCGGATCATGCGGCAGCGGCGGCACGTGATCGAGAACGCGCCCTGGGACGCCATAGACCGTTACCAGCGATTCTGCGATGAGCGTGGAGTCACCATGCTGCAGGCGACGTTCGCCTGGCTGCTCGCACAACCCGCGCTGGTGAGCGTCATCGCGGGGGCAACGAAGCCCGAGCAGATCAGGCAGAACGCGGATGCTGCCACAGCGTGGCAGCCGTCGCCGGACGACATCGCGGAGATCTCGCAGATCTTCGCCTGA
- a CDS encoding F0F1 ATP synthase subunit B, whose protein sequence is MLNAFVMAAEDGATHNPILPASYDIIWSAVCFVIVLVVFWKVVLPKLYVMLDERGAAIEGNIAKADEAQRKAEAALEEYTAQLADARAEAGRIREGARDDGKKIVAEAKEQATEEASRITSSAHAQIEAERQSALVSLRSEVGSLALGLASNVIGESLNDDKKATAVVDRFLEDLEASESTAAGNK, encoded by the coding sequence ATGCTGAACGCATTTGTGATGGCGGCCGAGGATGGGGCGACGCACAACCCCATTCTCCCGGCGTCGTACGACATCATCTGGTCGGCGGTGTGCTTCGTTATCGTTCTCGTCGTGTTCTGGAAGGTCGTCCTTCCCAAGCTCTACGTGATGCTTGACGAGCGCGGCGCGGCGATCGAGGGCAACATCGCCAAGGCTGATGAAGCGCAGCGCAAGGCCGAAGCGGCTCTCGAGGAGTACACCGCCCAGCTCGCCGACGCTCGCGCCGAGGCCGGGCGCATCCGCGAGGGCGCGCGCGACGATGGCAAGAAGATCGTTGCAGAGGCCAAAGAGCAGGCGACCGAGGAAGCGTCACGCATCACGTCGAGCGCGCATGCTCAGATCGAAGCCGAGCGGCAGTCGGCGCTGGTGTCCCTGCGGAGTGAGGTGGGCTCGCTCGCACTCGGGCTGGCCAGCAACGTCATCGGCGAGTCGTTGAATGATGACAAGAAGGCAACCGCTGTCGTAGATCGGTTCCTCGAGGACCTCGAGGCGTCCGAGTCGACAGCAGCAGGGAACAAGTAA
- a CDS encoding F0F1 ATP synthase subunit gamma, with protein MGAQLRVYTQKIKSAQTTKKITKAMELIAASRIAKAQARVAASGPYSRAITRAVSAVATYSNVEHVLTTEPEKVTRAAVIVLTSDRGLAGPFNSQVLREASELTELLRSQDKEVVHYLYGRKAVGYFQFRKFPIAGQWIANAEAPEFVTAQEISKTVLEAFQTDADEGGVDEIHIVYNRFVSMMTQTPEVLRLLPLEIVEGLEEPDSSQVLPLYEFEPDAESVLDSLLPVYIESRIFNAMLQSAAAKHAATQKAMKSASDNADKLITDYTRLRNNARQAEITQQISEIVGGADALSAS; from the coding sequence ATGGGCGCACAGCTTCGGGTCTACACGCAGAAGATCAAGTCTGCGCAGACCACTAAGAAGATCACCAAGGCGATGGAGCTCATCGCCGCCTCCCGCATTGCAAAAGCGCAGGCGCGGGTAGCGGCGTCGGGACCGTACTCGCGGGCGATCACTCGGGCTGTGTCGGCAGTGGCCACCTACTCCAACGTCGAGCACGTGCTGACGACGGAACCCGAGAAGGTCACGCGCGCCGCGGTCATCGTGCTGACGAGCGACCGTGGTCTCGCCGGCCCGTTCAACTCGCAAGTGCTGCGCGAGGCGAGCGAGCTGACGGAGCTGCTGCGCAGTCAGGACAAGGAAGTGGTTCATTACCTGTACGGTCGCAAGGCCGTCGGTTACTTCCAGTTCCGCAAGTTCCCGATTGCCGGGCAGTGGATCGCTAACGCCGAAGCCCCCGAGTTCGTCACGGCGCAGGAGATCTCGAAGACCGTTCTCGAAGCATTCCAGACGGATGCTGACGAGGGGGGCGTCGACGAGATTCACATCGTGTACAACCGCTTCGTCAGCATGATGACACAGACTCCTGAGGTTCTGCGTCTGCTGCCGCTGGAGATCGTCGAGGGACTTGAAGAGCCCGACTCGAGCCAGGTGCTCCCGCTGTACGAGTTCGAGCCAGACGCCGAGAGCGTTCTCGATTCGCTTCTGCCCGTCTACATCGAGAGCCGCATCTTCAACGCGATGCTTCAGTCGGCCGCGGCTAAGCACGCAGCGACGCAGAAGGCGATGAAGTCGGCAAGCGATAACGCGGACAAGCTGATCACGGACTACACCCGCCTGCGCAACAACGCGCGTCAGGCGGAGATCACCCAGCAGATCTCAGAGATCGTCGGTGGAGCCGACGCTCTGTCTGCGTCATAA
- a CDS encoding MraY family glycosyltransferase — MRQYALIALAAMIITWVLSLAVYKFALRFKLYPPIRDRDMHSRPTPRLGGVAMFFGVAAAMTIASFNPFFGVIFDEPGPILAILGATLLIVVLGIIDDLVDLDWMIKLAGQFLAAGLIAWLGVQIYSLPIAGRTVGSSWMSFILTVLTIVLVMNAVNFIDGLDGLVGGVALIANGVFFVYGYLLVRTVSQYNYFNLSLLISAVLLGVCAGFLPLNWHPAKMFMGDAGALLVGLLMATSAISITGQIDPSAVESGDGQGLGGSQLVGAFIPLLLPITILVVPLVDFSLAVFRRLRAGKSPFSADRLHLHHRLIDMGHSELHAVLIFYAWTVVISVPCLFLFLFDSYWYALVFFLAGVIACTVATFAPLGRRKRHEVVSQLTPEDETSAEQRGHDPLDDAVPDNHSHGAASAPRSEGPSA, encoded by the coding sequence ATGCGTCAGTATGCGCTCATTGCCCTCGCGGCCATGATCATCACGTGGGTGCTCTCACTGGCGGTCTACAAGTTCGCTCTGCGCTTCAAGCTCTACCCGCCGATCAGAGACCGCGATATGCATTCGCGTCCGACGCCGCGGCTCGGGGGAGTGGCCATGTTCTTCGGGGTGGCGGCGGCGATGACGATCGCCTCGTTCAACCCTTTCTTCGGCGTCATCTTCGATGAGCCAGGGCCGATTCTCGCGATCCTCGGCGCAACGCTTCTGATCGTCGTGCTCGGAATCATCGACGACCTCGTCGATCTGGACTGGATGATCAAGCTCGCTGGCCAATTCCTCGCCGCCGGACTGATCGCGTGGCTCGGCGTGCAGATCTACTCACTGCCCATCGCCGGACGAACCGTCGGCTCGAGCTGGATGTCGTTCATTCTGACCGTGCTCACGATCGTTCTGGTCATGAACGCGGTGAACTTCATCGATGGGCTCGATGGGCTCGTCGGAGGAGTGGCGCTGATCGCCAATGGCGTCTTCTTCGTCTACGGCTACCTCTTGGTTCGCACGGTCAGTCAGTACAACTACTTCAATCTCTCGCTGCTGATATCGGCGGTCCTGCTGGGAGTCTGCGCGGGGTTCCTCCCGCTGAACTGGCACCCGGCGAAGATGTTCATGGGCGATGCCGGAGCGCTGCTGGTCGGTCTGCTCATGGCGACCTCAGCGATCTCGATCACCGGCCAGATCGATCCCTCGGCGGTCGAGAGCGGAGATGGACAGGGCCTCGGCGGATCGCAGCTTGTCGGTGCGTTCATTCCGCTTCTGCTTCCCATCACGATTCTCGTCGTGCCGCTCGTCGACTTCAGTCTTGCCGTCTTCCGACGGCTGCGCGCGGGAAAGAGCCCGTTCAGCGCCGATCGGCTTCACCTGCACCATCGGCTGATCGACATGGGGCACTCCGAACTGCACGCCGTGCTGATCTTCTACGCCTGGACCGTCGTCATCTCTGTCCCGTGCCTGTTCCTCTTCCTTTTCGATTCCTACTGGTACGCTCTCGTGTTCTTCCTTGCCGGTGTGATCGCCTGCACCGTCGCGACGTTCGCGCCGCTGGGGCGCCGCAAGCGGCACGAAGTCGTCTCGCAGCTCACGCCAGAAGACGAGACGAGCGCCGAGCAGCGTGGGCACGATCCCCTCGACGATGCCGTCCCCGACAACCACTCACACGGGGCCGCGTCTGCCCCGCGCTCTGAAGGGCCATCAGCATGA
- the atpA gene encoding F0F1 ATP synthase subunit alpha — protein MAELTISPDEIRDALKDFVSAYEPDKASKTEVGYVTDAADGIAHVEGLPGVMANELIRFADGTLGLAQNLEEDEIGAIVLGEFTGIVEGMEVTRTGEVLSVPVGDGYMGRVVDPLGNPIDGLGDIASESRRELELQAPGVMQRKSVHEPLQTGIKAIDAMIPVGRGQRQLIIGDRQTGKTALAIDTIINQKANWESGDPDKQVRCIYVAVGQKGSTIASVKGALEEAGALEYTTIVASPASDPAGFKYLAPYTGSAIGQHWMYGGKHVLIVFDDLSKQAEAYRAVSLLLRRPPGREAYPGDVFYLHSRLLERCAKLSDELGAGSMTGLPIIETKANDVSAYIPTNVISITDGQIFLQSDLFNANQRPAVDVGISVSRVGGDAQVKSIKKVSGTLKLELAQYRSLEAFAMFASDLDAASRRQLERGARLTELLKQPQYSPYPVEEQVVSIWAGTKGKLDTVPVEDVLRFERELLDYVRRNTNVLDELRETNQLTDEVVETLESTVDTFLSEFQTGEGESLSEVVEELPEEDVNQEKIVKGRR, from the coding sequence ATGGCAGAACTTACGATCAGCCCCGATGAGATCCGGGATGCTCTCAAGGACTTCGTCTCGGCATACGAGCCCGACAAGGCCTCGAAGACCGAGGTCGGATACGTCACCGACGCTGCAGATGGAATTGCGCACGTCGAGGGCCTGCCCGGCGTGATGGCCAACGAGCTCATTCGCTTCGCAGACGGCACACTCGGCCTCGCTCAGAACCTCGAAGAAGACGAGATCGGCGCGATCGTCCTCGGAGAGTTCACCGGAATCGTCGAGGGCATGGAAGTCACTCGCACGGGTGAGGTGCTCTCGGTCCCCGTCGGTGACGGCTACATGGGACGCGTCGTCGATCCCCTCGGCAACCCGATCGACGGTCTGGGTGACATCGCCAGCGAGAGCCGCCGCGAGCTCGAGCTCCAGGCGCCGGGCGTCATGCAGCGAAAGAGCGTGCACGAGCCGCTTCAGACCGGGATCAAGGCGATCGACGCGATGATCCCCGTGGGTCGCGGACAGCGCCAGCTCATCATCGGCGACCGCCAGACGGGCAAGACCGCGCTCGCGATCGACACGATCATCAACCAGAAAGCGAACTGGGAGTCCGGTGACCCCGACAAGCAGGTGCGCTGCATCTACGTCGCGGTCGGCCAGAAGGGCTCGACGATCGCTTCTGTGAAGGGCGCTCTCGAAGAGGCTGGTGCTCTCGAGTACACGACGATCGTTGCCTCACCGGCATCCGACCCCGCGGGCTTCAAGTACCTTGCTCCGTACACCGGCTCGGCGATCGGCCAGCACTGGATGTACGGCGGCAAGCACGTGCTCATCGTTTTCGACGACCTCTCGAAGCAAGCTGAGGCATACCGCGCCGTTTCGCTTCTTCTGCGCCGCCCGCCGGGCCGCGAGGCATACCCCGGAGACGTCTTCTACCTGCACTCGCGTCTCCTCGAGCGCTGTGCCAAGCTCTCGGACGAGCTCGGTGCGGGGTCGATGACGGGGCTTCCCATCATCGAGACCAAAGCGAACGACGTTTCTGCATATATTCCGACCAACGTGATCTCGATCACCGACGGCCAGATCTTCCTGCAGTCCGACCTGTTCAACGCGAACCAGAGGCCAGCAGTGGACGTCGGTATCTCGGTCTCGCGTGTCGGTGGTGACGCCCAGGTCAAGAGCATCAAAAAGGTGTCGGGTACCCTCAAGCTCGAATTGGCGCAGTACCGCTCGCTTGAAGCTTTCGCCATGTTCGCGTCGGATCTTGACGCCGCGAGCCGCCGTCAGCTCGAGCGTGGCGCGCGCCTCACCGAGCTGCTCAAGCAGCCGCAGTACTCGCCGTACCCCGTTGAGGAGCAGGTCGTCTCGATCTGGGCCGGAACGAAGGGCAAGCTCGACACGGTTCCCGTCGAAGATGTACTGCGCTTCGAGCGTGAGCTGCTCGACTATGTTCGTCGTAACACGAACGTGCTCGACGAGCTGCGCGAAACCAACCAGCTGACGGACGAGGTCGTCGAGACTCTCGAGTCGACGGTTGACACGTTCCTGTCGGAATTCCAAACGGGCGAGGGCGAATCGCTGTCCGAGGTCGTTGAGGAGCTTCCCGAGGAAGACGTCAACCAGGAGAAGATCGTCAAGGGACGTCGATAA
- a CDS encoding YaaA family protein yields MLILLPPSETKRAGGTGRSLSVGALQYRELDDHRDALVAALVELAQSPEKMISALKLGPKQHGEVSVNLSILDSPTMPAIDRYTGVLFDALDSASLSAAQRRFAGRHVAIHSALFGLVHALDPIPAYRLSHSSRIPGLSLKKHWRAAIRGILASRDDLIIDMRSEGYVELGTAPDRVGSHYVRVLTEGSDGTRRALNHFNKKAKGEFARALIRSETDFADIEELRAWAREAGFRLEPQADSVALVV; encoded by the coding sequence GTGCTGATCCTGCTCCCTCCGTCTGAGACGAAGCGAGCAGGCGGCACGGGGCGTTCGCTGTCGGTGGGCGCACTTCAGTACCGTGAGCTAGACGATCATCGGGACGCTCTTGTCGCCGCGCTCGTCGAGCTCGCGCAATCGCCCGAGAAGATGATCTCGGCGCTCAAGCTGGGGCCGAAGCAGCATGGAGAAGTCAGCGTCAATCTCAGCATCCTCGACTCTCCGACAATGCCGGCGATCGACAGATATACGGGCGTGCTCTTCGACGCACTCGACAGCGCCTCGCTCTCCGCGGCGCAGCGACGCTTCGCGGGGCGCCATGTCGCCATACACTCGGCGCTGTTCGGTCTCGTGCACGCTCTGGATCCGATTCCCGCGTACCGTCTCTCGCATTCTTCGCGCATTCCCGGCCTTTCACTCAAGAAGCACTGGCGCGCCGCGATTCGCGGGATTCTCGCCAGTCGCGACGACCTCATCATCGACATGCGGTCTGAAGGCTACGTCGAGTTGGGAACGGCTCCGGATCGCGTCGGATCGCATTACGTTCGCGTACTGACGGAGGGTTCTGACGGGACGCGCCGCGCTCTCAACCACTTCAACAAGAAGGCCAAGGGCGAGTTTGCTCGGGCCTTGATCCGCTCAGAGACCGACTTCGCCGATATCGAGGAGCTTCGCGCCTGGGCGCGCGAGGCAGGCTTTCGTCTCGAACCCCAGGCCGACTCCGTCGCGCTCGTCGTGTGA
- a CDS encoding F0F1 ATP synthase subunit epsilon, producing the protein MAGRSLQVSVVAADHEVWSGAATQVIARTVEGEIGILAGHEPMLAILATGEVRVTTTGGEKVTAKADDGFLSVENDTVTVVAGNASLVK; encoded by the coding sequence ATGGCGGGTCGTTCGCTGCAGGTCAGCGTAGTCGCGGCCGACCACGAAGTGTGGTCGGGCGCGGCGACGCAGGTCATCGCGAGGACCGTCGAAGGTGAGATCGGCATCCTCGCCGGTCACGAGCCGATGCTCGCGATCCTTGCCACGGGCGAGGTCCGCGTGACGACGACCGGCGGTGAGAAAGTCACGGCGAAGGCCGATGACGGATTCCTCTCGGTGGAGAACGACACGGTCACGGTCGTCGCAGGCAACGCCTCACTCGTCAAGTAG
- a CDS encoding F0F1 ATP synthase subunit delta, protein MGSATREALAQAVDALGAVSGSVDLATAASLLDAGRVIDGSAQLRTLIADPAESADTKTKALARVFGDQVNETVSSLLETTARARWSSADDLVAGIEELGVRAAALGSSDAPIESELFQFGEVVTNNAELELALSSKLGDPERKADVVTRLLSGKASEATVIIVSRLIQQPRGRRIGKLLRDAASVVADQRGRTVATVTSASPLSDAQLDRLRERLSASYGRDITFNLVVDPALIGGMRIQAGDDVIDASISSRLGDLKLKLAG, encoded by the coding sequence ATGGGTAGCGCAACAAGAGAAGCTCTTGCTCAGGCGGTAGACGCGCTGGGTGCGGTCAGCGGTTCCGTCGACCTCGCCACAGCAGCGTCGCTGCTCGATGCGGGACGCGTCATCGACGGTTCTGCGCAGTTGCGCACGCTGATCGCCGACCCCGCCGAAAGTGCTGACACCAAGACGAAGGCACTTGCTCGAGTCTTCGGAGACCAGGTCAACGAAACGGTCTCGTCGCTGCTCGAGACGACGGCGAGGGCACGCTGGTCGTCTGCTGACGACCTTGTCGCGGGTATCGAGGAGCTGGGCGTTCGGGCTGCAGCCCTCGGCTCGAGCGACGCACCGATCGAGTCTGAGCTGTTCCAGTTCGGCGAAGTTGTCACCAACAACGCCGAACTCGAGCTCGCTCTGAGCTCGAAGCTCGGCGATCCGGAGCGCAAGGCCGACGTGGTCACCCGTCTTCTCAGCGGCAAAGCATCAGAGGCGACGGTGATCATCGTGTCGCGTCTCATCCAGCAGCCGCGGGGTCGCCGGATCGGCAAGCTTCTGCGCGATGCTGCGTCTGTCGTCGCTGACCAACGTGGCCGCACGGTGGCGACGGTAACGAGCGCAAGCCCGCTGAGCGACGCGCAGCTTGATCGACTTCGTGAGCGTCTTTCGGCGTCGTACGGTCGTGACATCACGTTCAACCTCGTCGTCGATCCTGCTCTGATTGGCGGAATGCGCATTCAGGCCGGCGACGACGTCATCGACGCGAGCATCTCCTCGCGCCTCGGTGATCTGAAACTCAAGCTCGCCGGGTAG
- the atpB gene encoding F0F1 ATP synthase subunit A: MNLLVPTADDGGFHSPSIDEFFPEVLFFAGTPFEINRIILIRFIAVLAVVLLFWIGTRRMKIVPGRFQSIIEMGLDFVRVSIAEDLLGKVDAKRFLPILSTMFFMVLAMNLTGIIPFLNIAGTSVIGVPLVLAIVSWITFVYAGIKKSPAGFFKNSLFPAGVPWPVYIIVTPIEFISTFIIRPITLTLRLMMNMIVGHLLLVLFFAATQFFIISLSGWFTALGVFTLAFGLVFTLFEVLVAVLQAYIFTILTAVYIQLAVAEEH; encoded by the coding sequence GTGAACCTGCTCGTGCCGACCGCCGACGATGGTGGATTCCACTCTCCTTCGATCGACGAGTTCTTCCCCGAAGTGCTGTTCTTCGCGGGCACCCCCTTCGAAATCAATCGGATCATCCTGATCCGCTTCATCGCGGTTCTCGCGGTCGTGCTGCTCTTCTGGATCGGCACCCGCCGCATGAAGATCGTTCCCGGCCGCTTCCAGAGCATCATTGAGATGGGTCTGGACTTCGTGCGGGTGAGCATCGCCGAAGATCTTCTGGGCAAGGTGGACGCCAAGCGATTCCTGCCGATCCTCTCGACGATGTTCTTCATGGTTCTCGCGATGAACCTCACGGGAATCATTCCGTTCCTGAATATTGCAGGCACATCCGTCATCGGAGTGCCTCTCGTGCTCGCGATCGTCTCCTGGATCACGTTCGTGTACGCGGGAATCAAGAAGAGCCCGGCCGGATTCTTCAAGAATTCGCTCTTCCCCGCGGGCGTTCCGTGGCCTGTCTACATCATCGTGACGCCGATCGAGTTCATCTCGACGTTCATCATCCGGCCGATCACTCTGACCCTCCGACTCATGATGAACATGATCGTCGGCCACCTGCTGCTCGTGCTGTTCTTCGCAGCGACGCAGTTCTTCATCATCTCGCTCAGCGGCTGGTTTACGGCGCTCGGTGTGTTCACGCTGGCATTCGGCCTTGTGTTCACGCTGTTCGAGGTTCTGGTCGCCGTGCTTCAGGCCTACATCTTCACCATTCTCACCGCGGTCTACATTCAGCTCGCGGTCGCCGAGGAACACTAA
- the atpE gene encoding ATP synthase F0 subunit C, which translates to MDATTVLAAIEGNIATVGYGLAAIGPAIGIGIVVGKTIEGVARQPELAGRLQVLMWIGIAFTEALAFIGIATFYIFV; encoded by the coding sequence GTGGACGCAACAACCGTTCTCGCTGCAATCGAAGGAAACATCGCAACGGTCGGTTACGGCCTCGCTGCCATCGGCCCGGCAATCGGCATCGGCATCGTCGTCGGCAAGACGATCGAGGGCGTTGCCCGCCAGCCTGAGCTCGCCGGCCGCCTCCAGGTGCTGATGTGGATCGGTATCGCCTTCACCGAGGCACTTGCCTTCATCGGGATCGCGACCTTCTACATCTTCGTCTGA